In Aspergillus chevalieri M1 DNA, chromosome 7, nearly complete sequence, the sequence CTTCCTACTCTACACTCGTGGAACCTGCCCTAAATCGATCATTCTGTTATTTTAATTTGATATTGAAACAGTGCTGGGTTCATTGCTCTGCTTCCCTATCTACAAATACAgggacaagacgcagctcaaagagctgcaacagggtCAAGGTCAGTGTGGGGAAAATCTCGTGCGAATCACGTGTCATGTCTAGATAGTGGGctggcagcttgacagaatTGAAAAAGTTCATTGTTCTTGTGCTGGATCACCTGTTAAGGGAAGATTTGTTTGTGGTTATGTGCAGATGCCAAGATGGATCGGTGTTCTGAAGTTGGAAGAGGACAGCCAATAATTAGTCGCTTTAGCATGCCATTAGATTGGAAGAATTTCAGAGGATTGAGATTGCGCGGCGCGGCACGAAGTTGGGTGATGGCTCACCCTCTCTATAGTGCACTCACCCAGACTCACCCCTGGTCGCGCGACTGAAAAGCGACATCACCTCTAACTGGGAGCCATCTTAGTTAATACTAATTAATTTAtcagtacatacgaccatagggtgtggaaaacagggcttcccgtccgctcagccgtacttaagccacacgccggccggttagtagttgggtgggtgaccaccagcgaatcccggctgttgtatgtttttgttttgttttgtcaCTGATTGTGAGTGAAGAGCATGTCGCAGCCCTACTTGAAAGTCAAGGGTGAGTATTGGGGTAATCAGTGGGTGAGCAGAGCCATGCAACGTGGCATACAGCCTCAATTCATAAACTGCCTATTGCTACTATCAGATCTGGAAGCATTTGATCTGATCAGGCTTTGTTCTTTCCATCTTCAGCATCTTCATGGAGTGATATTGCCAGAATAATAGGCCCCAGATATCTATGATGGACGAAGATTCGTTCGTGGCTTTGCAGCCAAAAAGCCCGGTGCTTTCAGTTGAAGGGGTCGGCCTGGAGCAGCCTGAGGCATAAATGAAGATGGCTAAGACTCCCGTGCCAAAGGGCTGACTATAATAATATATACTACTATTGAGCAGATATTAACGTTGCCTTACGGCATTGTATTTTTGGAAGGCGGCCAATCTTCAATGTTGCTCAAGGGACTGTTGGGGATAGGATTTACTAATATCCGTCAAACATAATACGATTATATGCCCAGAGGACATTGATGAAAGTAGAGAAGATCGGATGAATATTGGATCGATCTAGCGAGCTCTGGAGGGTAGACTGCGACATGTCTACATCCCTATTcgcatttgcacaattcttGCTAAGTTAACCACGTTCAGGCTGTCTTGTGATGTATATCTCGCTTATTCCGATTCGTAATATCGGTTATTTATGTAACATCCTACAATGCAGGGTAGGACGCCTGTCGACCAGGTAGGAACGCAATGCCTAAAGTTTGCGATACGAAGTACTAGAATGAGGCAGAACTGACtcttgacgaagaggaacTAGATAAATAGTGTGTATGATCCTTTAAGCCCCTCCTTCTGATCGACAAGGGCATTGAAATGGCCAGTCAACTTACTACAGATCAGAGACAGGCCACTGATAGAGAATCAGAGCCTGAGGGTCAAGGTATCATTGGAAAATAAAGATGAGCCAGTTTCTTCCCTCAATTCCAAGACAACTCATCACTGAAAGGGATGGCAGCTCTGGGATTCGTACATCAGGAAGGATTTGTAGACCTTCTAAGCGTCTAAGTGGCACACTGACTTTGTTTAGTTATATTGCTATGGAACGAATGGTAAAACACAGTGAAACTACTCTGATCAATCTCATATTTACTGTTGTAATCCAAATACATGAGAAAAACGATTGAGGAACTAAGTTACATATTTTGACTCCAGTTAAGTCTTAAAACAGGCTGGTAACACGTCCCGAATCCAGTCCCCTACCGTGTGCAAATCTTCTCGAGTACGACCGCCAAAGACTACCGAGGCTACAGACTCGGTCTCTGTGACTTCCGCTGAGAGAGTTACAATCACCTGGCCAGACTCAATCTCGGCAGACATCGCATCGTAAGGTACTGAAGCAGGCCCGCAAAATGATACCGTTTCCATCTGAGCAAACGGAAAACCCATAGACAAAAAGTGTCTAGAGAAAAGAACAACACCAATCCCCGCAGCTATACGAGCATTCAGATCCACTACCAGAGGCTGGTCGTTAAGGTCAAAGATAAGATCGATGCCAACCCAGCCCATATATGAGGACTTTCGTAATGTACGTGCCACGGCCGCGATGGTCTGCTGTAGACGTCTTTCGAGGTCCTCTTGCACCCGGTAATCAATAATTACACCTACCCAGACACCATTCTTGGTGACGACCTGCTCTGTGGCACCAAGGAAGCATGGTTGGGGAGTATCATAGCCACTAACAAAGAAGTTCACGCCGTAGTGTGGCCTTCTAGAATGGATGAACTCAGATAGTTCGACCTCCGTCCCTCCTCGCTCGCGGTACCGGCGGACAGCATCAAACATATATCGTCTTTCTTCATCATTAGTCACGATATACGTGCCTTGTCCTGAGCTACACCGACAGAATTTAACCACAAAAGGCAGTTGATGGCCGATCAGGGTGCATCGCTGATCTTCATGTAGTAATGAAATAATTGTCAATGATGGTGTGGGAATCTCCGGGTGAGTGAGAAACCGCTTATCATTCAACCTGTATGAGAGTTCTGGTGGCACTAAGCAGTCCTCGCTGACCATCCAAGACTTAGGTCGCCAATAGATCAACCTTTTGTTTTTAATGGCCTTTTTCCGGTGCTCTGCCATATGTGGACTATCCAAATCAATATATTGGATTCTTGGATGTTGGTGTTTCGGAAATTGTTTCAGTGCTCGTTGGATATTGTCTCTGGAATTATAAGGAAGATAGAGGATGACGTCCGCGGGCCCTACCATTGGCAGATGCCGGATTGTTCTAAAATTCAGAGCCCATTTCTTGAAACGGTGAATGTCCTCTCCTTCAGAGCAGTATATAGAGggatcctcatcctcggcaAAGATTCTTTCCCGCTGGAAGTTGTCATGGAGATCAATATGGGAAGCGGCCATGGAATGTCATATTTGGTGTGTAGTTCAGCGAGAATAGTGTCGAGCTCAACAACCATGATAGTGTTACGCGCGGGGATAATAAAGATGTATATCTGTTGAGGATGCTTAACTTGGCGCTTGGCAGTGGCCGGTGGGGGAAACGGTGAGGGATGTGGATTGTGTGTTGTCGATTTTGGGTCTGATCGAAATTTGGTTAACCGCCGTAGCTCAGAATAACGTTGTAGGCACTATTCGGAATGAATAGATGAAGAACTCTGGTTCAGAAAACTATCAAAAGTAACTCTCATTTATATACAATCTGGCGGCCATCAACTAACTACTAAAGGGAGTCTTTGGGAAAAGAGTCAAACGAGTACAGATTGCATAGCCCGAATCTTCAGCTCCGGCTGAGAATTTCATCACAGGTGGCCCCATTTCGATGAACAGTTCAGCTCAGAAATGGTGTATTACACGAAGACACTAGCAACGTACCCGGTGTTGTTCTTAGATTGcatattgttgttgtgattGTAAAGGAGTTGTATTATTTATTGGTGTCCTGAGCCAAGAGACCCCTTTATATACATATATGATACAGGTCTAGTTCTAACATGGTATGGACTTGAAATTTTGTTCTTACATGTAAATTCAGTAGTTCGACAGGTCGTAATATTACTTGCGCTACCAATGTCATTCGGATATCACTAGAATCACCGGTAGCATCTGGTAGGCTCTGGTAACGCACAACGCATATAAAGCTGTCGCACCTGGCGAGCTCAAGAGCAGTCGAATCACCGACCTGGCGACCTTGATTGAACCCCGCGCTTAGTAGCCTACCATCTCGCTACCAGTCATTACCAGTAATTACCTGTGATGCCACCTGGCGAGCGCTACTTGGCgacctggcgagccctgCCCTCAATTCATGCCGTTGACAAAAATGCATTCATATCTATCTACATCAGCATCCATGGCCGCGCATTCTCGAAAGTCAAAATATTGAGTGGATctgcagctgctggtcttATTCCATTCAACAAAACTCCGCATCAAGgtgaagacaccaacaccaccatcttcttcaagcAGCAACCCCTTCTATTTAGGGAGGAAACCAGCGAATCTTTATCAGCTGGATTAGGAGAAAAAGCAGATTCAAGATTTTCAGGATCAGTCTCTATATTCAGTCGTTGCGGAGCAGATGCTCGAAAAGTTCATGAAGGGCACAGAAGTTGCCATGCAGGATGCTGTTCTATTAAAACGAGAACTCCATCAGCTTCACACATCAAAATGAGCAtcggaaagaaaagaaaaggctGACACGAACTTTTATTCAAGATGAAGGGAACTTAACTGGTGATGAGGGACTGCGAAGATTGAGAGAAAGCGAGGTGCAAGAAGAGCCATCGTCAAGATCACGGCGGCCTGCACGGTGCAGTAATTGCAACCAAGAGGGCGATAATAGATTAAAATGCCCCCTTTGATAGCAATAGATTTAGTAGATTGTCATGCTTCAACAAGGAGAGGATACTATGTAGATATACAGAGTAATTAATATGGGACGCCCCCGGCCGCGCCTCTCGCTGATATGCACCTCTCGGTGATAAATTACGTATTAACAAAGAGGAGCACTTATAAACTATAACCGCTTCATTTCTGGATAGCCTGTTATTGTGAACAAGTCTTTTAGCTAGATTTACCTGTAATTACCCCGCATTCATGGAAAGATATTTAGGGTCTTTACTGAACTCGGGGTTTATATTTTTACAACCTCGGCATCTTTTCTTAATGACGTTGTGAACGCGgatcttctttcctctccgcATTTTGATATTTGAGTGTCAAGAAGCACTGATTGTG encodes:
- a CDS encoding uncharacterized protein (COG:S;~EggNog:ENOG410PVMS;~InterPro:IPR003806;~PFAM:PF02655;~go_function: GO:0005524 - ATP binding [Evidence IEA];~go_function: GO:0046872 - metal ion binding [Evidence IEA]); protein product: MFDAVRRYRERGGTEVELSEFIHSRRPHYGVNFFVSGYDTPQPCFLGATEQVVTKNGVWVGVIIDYRVQEDLERRLQQTIAAVARTLRKSSYMGWVGIDLIFDLNDQPLVVDLNARIAAGIGVVLFSRHFLSMGFPFAQMETVSFCGPASVPYDAMSAEIESGQVIVTLSAEVTETESVASVVFGGRTREDLHTVGDWIRDVLPACFKT